The Bacteroidales bacterium genome contains the following window.
ATGGGTAAACTTAAGTTAATAAATTCATAAATATATTGTGCAATATTTAATTCGTTCAATGTATGAGCAATATGAACATTACCATTTGTATCTTCAAAATTTTCGTTTCCGATTTTTGCAAAAATGTTTCCTTTATATTTTATTGGCAAATAAAATAATTCTAAACAACGATTACATTCTACAAGGACTTTCCCTGTTATATCAAATTCTAAAACTAATGAATTTATATTTTTTTCAAGAATTACCCGAACATCTGCCTGTCCATTTTCTATTTCGGAATTTTCAAATTGTTCAAAGAACTTATTATCTACAAAAAAATTATATTTACATCTTTCTTCGTTTAATCCGTGAAAGGGTATTGAATATTTGTTTAAATAATTCAAAATAATTTTTAAATAAAATACCTGCAAAAGTATAAATTAATATTATAATAAAAAAAGAATAGTTAGTGTTTGTAAGAAAACGCCAATAACTTCGTTATACTCATCTTAAAACTCAGTCGATTACTTTAGTAAACTCCTGATTCTTAAGACTTCGCAAGCCTTGTTCTTGACGCTTTCTTATCAACCACTTCTAATTTTAGTAGTTTTCTTAGATACACTAGTTAATGACTTATATTAAATAACTCGAATTAAAAATGATTTTTCAACTTGGTTGCCCGTATAATTTCACGTTTGCCTGGAGGTCCTGACAGTTTTTCTATTTTAAAACCTGTTTCTTTTAATATTCTTTTAACACTACCTTTTGCTGAATATGTTGTTAGTACTCCATTAATATTCAGTTGTTTAAATATTTTTTCAAAAATTTCTTTTGTCCACATTTCGGGCTGAACTTCAGGAGAAAAAGCATCAAAATATACTAAATCAAATTGTTTGTCAAATTTAAAATCTATTAAATCGGCTTTAATTTTTTTTATGGTAAAAAAATCAGATATTTCAATTTCTTCATTCCATGTTGAATGTATTTTAAAAAAAACATCCTTTTCTAAAGGTGTCAGGATTTGCGGATAGTTTAAGGCTTTAATTATTTCATGTTCCAAAGGATATAATTCAATTGTTTCGTAATATGTTTTTTGATTGTTTTTTGAAGCCTCAATATATGTTAACAAAGCATTTAATCCTGTACCAAAACCAATTTCAAAAATGTTAATGTTTGTTTTTTTAACAGATAAAAATCCTGTATTAATAAAAATATGTCGGGATTCCTGTATTGCTCCATACGATGAGTGATAGTTCTCGTTTAAACTTGGCACAAATAATGTGTTTGAACCATCTTCTGTAATAATGATTTTGGGGTTCACGATAGAAATATTAACATTTGTGATATGTTAAAAATAGCTTAATTAAAATTGTTTTTTAAGGTTATTTAATTAGAATCTGCCCATAAAGTCAGTGTTTAGTTCAGAATGTTCGTTTTCGAGGCTTGTGCAGTCAAAAAAAGCAGAATTTACTGATGTAATTGAACATTTTTTTGACAAGCGTAACGAAGAAAACGGATATTATGGACAAACACTAATTAATTATTAAAACCTGTATGTTAGTATAATTCCTTTTTGTTTTGGTGTATAATTAATATTTAATACTAATCCATCTAGTTTTTTGATATTCCTTTACCTTTTTCACACCAACACTTCTTAATACTATACCTGTAACAACTATTGGAACACCAGCAAAAAGGCATAACACTCCTGAAACAGCATTTAGGTCACTTGATGTGTAATTAGTTCCTTGTTTTTTCCATTCAGCAGAAGATACAAGGACTATTCCCATTGATGTTAATGCTCCTCCAAAAAAACATAACGTCAAGCTTGTGCTTTTCATTTTTGTATAACTTTCAACTTTTCTTTCGTAAAGAATTTTTTTATCCAATTGTGCTGATAATGGTAGATTTATAATAAAAACTATTACCAAAGTAATTAGCAAACTCTTTATCATCATAATTTTCATTAATATTTGTATATGAATAAAAATACTATCAAGTACAGAAGCCTTCAAAAAACAATAAAACATCTTGTTT
Protein-coding sequences here:
- a CDS encoding DUF177 domain-containing protein — protein: MNYLNKYSIPFHGLNEERCKYNFFVDNKFFEQFENSEIENGQADVRVILEKNINSLVLEFDITGKVLVECNRCLELFYLPIKYKGNIFAKIGNENFEDTNGNVHIAHTLNELNIAQYIYEFINLSLPIKRVHPDDDNGNSLCNKEMLKKIEELSYKKLNNNINNNWNKLKDLIK
- the mnmD gene encoding tRNA (5-methylaminomethyl-2-thiouridine)(34)-methyltransferase MnmD, producing MNPKIIITEDGSNTLFVPSLNENYHSSYGAIQESRHIFINTGFLSVKKTNINIFEIGFGTGLNALLTYIEASKNNQKTYYETIELYPLEHEIIKALNYPQILTPLEKDVFFKIHSTWNEEIEISDFFTIKKIKADLIDFKFDKQFDLVYFDAFSPEVQPEMWTKEIFEKIFKQLNINGVLTTYSAKGSVKRILKETGFKIEKLSGPPGKREIIRATKLKNHF